GCGAATTCCGCCGACCGCAGGCGCTCGAGCGCCAATTTCCAGGATTCCAGTCGTTCCATCATGCGCGCAACGTTTAGCAATGGAGATGAGTATGCCAAGGCTGCCGTTTCCGCCCCCTTAATTTCGAGTTAGCCTTTCATGAAACTTAGAAACGAATCCGGGAGGAAATTGTCATGGCATTGCTCGCAAACCATATCGCTGTCGTCACGGGCGCCGGTTCCGGCATCGGCCGGGCGATCGCCGCCGGCTACGCCCGCGAGGGCGCGCAGGTGGTGCTGCTCGATGTCAATGCCGACACGGTTGCGGAAGCCGCCCAGGAGATCCGCAAGGCCGGCGGCAAGGCCGAGAGCTTCGCGCTCGACGTGACCAGGCGTGACGACTGCTTTGCGCTGGCCAAGACCGTCGCCGACAAGGTCGGACAGGTCTCGATCCTCGTCAACAATGCCGGCATCACCCGCCGCAACGCCTTCACCGCGGAGACCGAGACGGTGGCAAAGGATTGGAACGACATCATCTCGCTCAACCTCAACGGCGTCTTCAACATGACGCAGGCCTTCCTCAGCCCCTTACGCGCGAGCAAAGGCCGCATCGTCAATATCGGCTCGATCCAGTCTTTCGTGCATCTGCGCACGCCGAGCTCGGCGGCCTACACCACTTCCAAACACGGCGTGCTCGGCTTCACCAAGGCGCTCGCGGTCGAGCTCGGCAAGGAAGGCGTGCGCGTCAATGCCATCGGCCCGGGCTTCATCGAGACCAACATCAACGCCCATGTACGCGCCACCAATCCGGCGCTGGTGCAGGCCTTCGTCGATCACACCCCGCTCGCGCGCACAGGCAAGCCCGAGGACATCGTCGGCCCCGCGGTCTTCCTCGCCTCGGACCTGTCGTCCTACGTCACGGGAACGATCGTGATGGTGGACGGCGGCTATCGCACGGTGTGAGTCGCGAGATCGGTCCGCCTCGCTATGCATCTCGTGCCAATCGCGGCAATGTGGCGGCAATCCCAAGGTCAATTCGTGCGATCGCGCGCAATTAACCTTTCGTTAACCAAACCCGCCCACCGTAGATCTACGGCTTGGGGTCGTTTGTTCTCGATCCGCTTGCAACGATGGAAGCGGGCGTTGATCGGGGGAGTATGTTGATGACCACTGTTCATGTCGCGGCGCCCGAGCAGGGCGCGCAATTCCTTGCACCCAACGAGATCGTTCCACTGTTGATCGGCGCAACCGTCGGCGAGGTCGAGCGTGAGCTCGTGCTCCAGACGCTCGCGCGCTGCGACGGCAACCGCACGCGTGCCTCGCGCGTGCTCGGCCTGTCGGTGCGCACGCTGCGCAACAAGATCAGGCTCTACGCCGCCTCCGGCATCGAGGTGCCGGCGTATCACGATTGACGCGCGAGGCCCGCCGTGCCGCGTCGATTGATGTTGATCAAGCCCGGCAGGATGTGCGGGCGGAATTGCTGCTGTCGTCAAACGCCGCTAAGTAGCTTGCGTGCGCAGAAGGAGCAGCGGCGTGGCAGACGAACAGGGACGGCAGGGACCTCAGGGTCCGCGCGGACGGCAGGGCGAGCCGGGACGGCCGGGGCCGCAGGGTCATCCTGGCAAGCGGGGCCCCGACGGCGCACGCGGCAAGCCGGGCCCGCAGGGCAAGCCGGGACCGGTCGGAAAGGCCGGCGCACAGGGCAAGGCCGGTCTGCCGGGCAAGGCGGGCGAAGCCAGTGCGCGAGGCGCGGCCGGCCCGCAAGGTCCCGCCGGCCCTCAAGGCCCGCGCGGCGAAGCTGGTCCGCCCGGCCAATTGCCCTCGATCGAGCAGGTGCTGCCGTGGCTCGAGCAGCTGTTCGACGCCTGGGACGAACGCCGCCGCCAGCGCGAGCAGGAAGCCGCCGAGCGTGCCGCGTTAGAGGCCGCCGTGCACGAGGCTGAAGATACGCCCTCCGACGACGACGACGCCGAGAGCGACGATGCCGAAGGCGACGCGTACAAGAAAAAGAAGAAAAAGAAGAAGCACGGCCACAAGAACTAGCGGGCGCCTACTTCGCTTGATCCTCACGCCGCGGCAGCATGCCCATGCGCTCGAATTGCCAGCGCATGGCGCGGTACCAGAGATAACCGACTGCCGCGCCGCATACGGCCAGGATCACCACGTTCGCGCTCGAGAACGAGCCGCTCCACCACATCATCCACGCGGTCCACAACAGCGTGAAAACGAAGGCACCTGCTTTCAGCGGGAGAAGGGGGCGATTCATGATCGAGCTCCGGGTTGTCAAAACCCCGGCGAACACCATCGCGCGTGAGGGCCGCGACTTCCGTGAGCCAGATCACGGTCGTGCTTGGGGGAACCCCTAACCGAACCGCAGCCGCGATCGCTCCCTCGCTTTCTCCGCCTCGACCTCGCGGTCGCGCGTCGGCGCATGGGTGTGCAGCGAGGTCAACAGTTTTCGCGCAGCCTCCGAGACCTCAGCGACCGCGCGGTCGAAGGCCGCCTCATTGGCCTGCGACGGCCTGCTGAAGCCTGAGAGTTTTCGCACGAACTGAAGCGCGCTGGCATGGATCTCGTCCTCCGTCGCCGGCGGCTCGAAATTGAACAGTGTCTTGATGTTGCGGCACATGCAGTCTTTCCCGTGGCAGGCCCGATTTGATCCAAGGACGGATGGAGAAGCTGAAATCCTACAACGCATGTAGCCGCTTGTCACAGGCGCTCGAATATTCCACTTGCGCGCCGCAACATCGAGGAAATGTTTTTTCAGGGATGAGCAGCGCTCTGCTCTCGATCCCAGGACCCGGGCTGATAAGATCGCGCGCAACGCGGCCACGAGCCATGAGCCGCACATGGGGAGACAAACATGAAAGCTTCTTGCGCGGCGCTGTCGGGCGTTCTGCTGTCCATCTCGACATCGGTATTCGCCGCCGACTACCCGGCGCCGAAACAAGGCGATTGGGTCGCCAGGGATTTCAAGTTCCACACCGGCGAGGTCATGCCGGACCTGAAGCTGCACTACACCACTGTGGGTGAACCGACCGGGCAACCGGTGCTGGTGCTGCACGGCACCGGCGGCTCAGGCGCGAGCATGCTGACGCCCGCTTTCGCCGGCGAGCTGTTCGGCGCCGGACAGCCGCTCGACGCGTCCAAATATTACATCATCATTCCGGACGCGATCGGCCACGGCAAGTCGTCAAAGCCGTCGGACGGCATGAAGACGAGCTTCCCGAAATACAACTACGACGACATGGTCGAGGCGCAGCATCGCCTCGTAACCGAAGGCCTCGGCGTCAAGCATCTGCGGCTCGTGATCGGCAACTCGATGGGCGGCATGCAAACCTGGCTGTGGGGCGAAACATATCCCAAGGACATGGACGCGCTGGTGCCGATGGCCTCCCAGCCGACCGAGATGGCGTCGCGCAACTGGATGATGCGGCGGATCATGCTCGACACCATCCGCAACGATCCCGATTACAATGGCGGCAATTACACCAGCCAGCCGCGCATGATGAAATACGCCATCACGGCCTACGGCATTGCCAGCATCGGCGGCACGCTCGCCTATCAGCAACAGGCACCGACCGCTGCGAAGGCCGACAAGATCGTCGACGAACGGCTGGCGACGCCGATCACGGCGGATGCCAACGACTTCGTCTACCAGTGGGACTCCTCCCACGACTACAATGCCGCCGAGAAGCTGGAGGAAATCGAGGCCTCGCTGCTCCTGATCAATTCCGCCGACGACGAGCGCAATCCGCCCGAGACCGGCGTGACGGACGCCGCGATGAAGCGGGTCAAGAACGGCAAGCTGTATCTCATCCCCGAAAGCACCGAGACGCGCGGCCACGGCACCACCGGCAACGCAAAGTTCTACAGCGAACAGGTTCGGCAATTGCTGCAAACCGCGCCGCAGCGCACGATGTAGGCATCGTCGGAGCTGCTCCGATACCGCAACGCATCATATGCGGCGCCTCGGCGCCGCATATTATTTGAGCATGCAATGAGCCGGCGGCTCGGGCTTAATCGCGCGAACAATACGAATCGACACGCGATGAGGAGGATCGCATGCACAGGCTTGCGCTGTGCGTTTGGCTCGCTGCGATGACGAGCGCCGCGTTCGCGTTCGACAACGGTCAGTACGACAACGTTCCACCCGACATCCGCGCCTGGTTCAAGAGCGTGATCGCGCCGAACGGCGTGCCCTGCTGCGACATCTCCGACGGTCATCGCACCGACTACGACGTGCGCAAAGGCGCGTATTGGGTGCCGATTGAAGGACAATGGATGGAGGTACCCGAGCGTGCCATCATCCGTGATCGCGGCAATCCGGTCGGTCATGCCGTGGTGTGGTACGTCCACCACCGTGGCGCCATCATCGTCAGTTGCTTCGTGCCCGCGGATGCAGTGTAGCGCGCGCGATGGCGCCTTACGGACGGTATCGCGCATCTCCGGATCCCGGACAAGCAGGCCGGGGAGTAATATCCTTAAAGCCTTAATCAGGGAGACCTTCGTGACCGATCTCTGCGCCGAAGACCTCGCCACCATCTATGCGAAGCCGACACCGCGCGTGATCGCGAAGGCGCGTCCCCAAGCCCGGCCACGACGACTGGAGAGAGCAGAACGAGAGCTTAGTGTCCCTCGCCTTCGAGCCCGCCGACGTGCTTCTGGGTGTAGAGTTCGAGGCCGATGCGGCCGATCAGGTCGAGCT
This portion of the Bradyrhizobium diazoefficiens genome encodes:
- a CDS encoding helix-turn-helix domain-containing protein, with the translated sequence MTTVHVAAPEQGAQFLAPNEIVPLLIGATVGEVERELVLQTLARCDGNRTRASRVLGLSVRTLRNKIRLYAASGIEVPAYHD
- a CDS encoding SDR family NAD(P)-dependent oxidoreductase; the protein is MALLANHIAVVTGAGSGIGRAIAAGYAREGAQVVLLDVNADTVAEAAQEIRKAGGKAESFALDVTRRDDCFALAKTVADKVGQVSILVNNAGITRRNAFTAETETVAKDWNDIISLNLNGVFNMTQAFLSPLRASKGRIVNIGSIQSFVHLRTPSSAAYTTSKHGVLGFTKALAVELGKEGVRVNAIGPGFIETNINAHVRATNPALVQAFVDHTPLARTGKPEDIVGPAVFLASDLSSYVTGTIVMVDGGYRTV
- a CDS encoding DUF2277 domain-containing protein, giving the protein MCRNIKTLFNFEPPATEDEIHASALQFVRKLSGFSRPSQANEAAFDRAVAEVSEAARKLLTSLHTHAPTRDREVEAEKARERSRLRFG
- a CDS encoding collagen-like protein, whose product is MADEQGRQGPQGPRGRQGEPGRPGPQGHPGKRGPDGARGKPGPQGKPGPVGKAGAQGKAGLPGKAGEASARGAAGPQGPAGPQGPRGEAGPPGQLPSIEQVLPWLEQLFDAWDERRRQREQEAAERAALEAAVHEAEDTPSDDDDAESDDAEGDAYKKKKKKKKHGHKN
- a CDS encoding alpha/beta fold hydrolase; the protein is MKASCAALSGVLLSISTSVFAADYPAPKQGDWVARDFKFHTGEVMPDLKLHYTTVGEPTGQPVLVLHGTGGSGASMLTPAFAGELFGAGQPLDASKYYIIIPDAIGHGKSSKPSDGMKTSFPKYNYDDMVEAQHRLVTEGLGVKHLRLVIGNSMGGMQTWLWGETYPKDMDALVPMASQPTEMASRNWMMRRIMLDTIRNDPDYNGGNYTSQPRMMKYAITAYGIASIGGTLAYQQQAPTAAKADKIVDERLATPITADANDFVYQWDSSHDYNAAEKLEEIEASLLLINSADDERNPPETGVTDAAMKRVKNGKLYLIPESTETRGHGTTGNAKFYSEQVRQLLQTAPQRTM